The Pseudomonas asiatica genome has a segment encoding these proteins:
- the lipA gene encoding lipoyl synthase, giving the protein MSEIQTAPTRPQPLQAGVKLRGAEKVARIPVKILPTEQVPRKPDWIRVEIPTTPEVARVKALLRKHKLHSVCEEASCPNLGECFSGGTATFMIMGDICTRRCPFCDVGHGRPKPLDADEPTNLAIAIADLGLKYVVITSVDRDDLRDGGARHFADCLREIRRLSPGIQLETLVPDYRGRMDVALDITAQEPPDVFNHNLETVPRLYRAARPGSDFEWSLDLLERFKQRLPAVPTKSGLMLGLGETDAEVVEVMQRMREHQVDMLTLGQYLQPSRSHLPVQRFVHPDTFAMLAEQALAMGFRNVASGPLVRSSYHADRQLQAV; this is encoded by the coding sequence ATGAGTGAAATCCAGACTGCCCCTACGCGCCCGCAGCCCTTGCAGGCTGGGGTGAAACTGCGCGGCGCCGAGAAGGTGGCGCGCATCCCGGTGAAAATCCTGCCCACCGAGCAGGTGCCGCGCAAACCCGACTGGATTCGCGTGGAGATTCCCACCACACCGGAAGTGGCACGGGTCAAGGCCCTGCTGCGCAAGCACAAGCTGCACAGCGTGTGCGAAGAGGCGTCCTGCCCGAACCTGGGGGAGTGTTTCTCGGGCGGCACGGCGACGTTCATGATCATGGGCGACATCTGTACCCGCCGTTGCCCGTTCTGCGATGTCGGCCATGGCCGGCCCAAGCCACTGGATGCCGATGAGCCGACGAACCTTGCCATCGCCATTGCCGACCTTGGCCTGAAGTATGTGGTGATCACCTCGGTGGACCGTGACGACCTGCGCGATGGCGGCGCCCGCCACTTCGCCGATTGCCTGCGCGAGATCCGCAGGCTGTCGCCGGGTATTCAGCTGGAAACCCTGGTGCCGGATTACCGTGGCCGTATGGACGTTGCTCTGGACATCACTGCGCAAGAGCCGCCAGACGTGTTCAACCACAACCTGGAGACCGTGCCGCGCCTGTACCGGGCGGCACGGCCGGGCTCGGACTTCGAGTGGTCGCTGGACCTGCTGGAGCGCTTCAAGCAACGCCTGCCGGCGGTACCGACAAAGTCCGGCCTGATGCTCGGCCTGGGCGAGACCGATGCCGAGGTGGTCGAGGTGATGCAGCGCATGCGTGAGCATCAGGTTGACATGCTGACCCTGGGGCAGTATCTGCAACCGTCTCGCAGCCACCTGCCGGTGCAGCGCTTCGTGCACCCTGACACCTTCGCCATGCTTGCCGAGCAGGCCTTGGCGATGGGGTTCAGAAACGTGGCCTCCGGGCCTCTGGTGCGCTCGTCCTATCACGCTGACCGGCAACTGCAAGCAGTTTAA
- a CDS encoding aminotransferase class V-fold PLP-dependent enzyme → MSKLYPSIDPEGLVEYSVVYSDRSLNHMSQTFQGVMKNISRTLKQVYNAQAVAVVPGSGTFGMESVARQFATGQQCLVIRNGWFSYRWSQILEMGNIPAATTVLKARPVDTGRQAAYAPPPLDEVLAAIKAHKPQIVFAPHVETSSGIILPDDYLRAVGDAVHAMGGLFVLDCIASGTIWVDMQKCAVDLLISAPQKGWSASPCCALVMLSALALERIEQTQSSSFACDLKKWLQIMQAYEQGGHAYHATMPSDSLARFNKVINEMRAYGFDKVRGEQQALGDRVRAMLTGKGIKSVAAAGFQAPGVVVSYTDDADIKSGKKFVEHGLQIAAGVPLQCDEPADFQTFRIGLFGLEKLHDIERTVSTLEQALDEVMVN, encoded by the coding sequence ATGTCGAAGCTTTATCCCAGCATTGATCCTGAGGGGCTGGTCGAGTACTCGGTGGTGTACAGCGACCGCTCGCTCAATCACATGTCGCAGACGTTTCAAGGCGTGATGAAGAACATTTCCAGGACCCTGAAACAGGTCTATAACGCCCAGGCTGTTGCGGTAGTGCCCGGCAGCGGTACATTCGGCATGGAATCGGTAGCGCGCCAGTTTGCCACCGGTCAGCAATGCCTGGTGATACGCAACGGCTGGTTCAGTTATCGCTGGAGCCAGATCCTTGAGATGGGCAACATCCCGGCGGCGACCACGGTGCTGAAAGCCCGACCGGTCGACACTGGTCGCCAGGCTGCCTACGCTCCGCCCCCTCTGGACGAAGTGCTGGCGGCGATAAAGGCGCACAAGCCGCAGATTGTCTTCGCCCCCCACGTTGAAACCTCATCCGGGATTATCCTGCCCGACGATTACCTGCGGGCCGTCGGCGACGCTGTGCATGCGATGGGCGGCCTGTTCGTGCTCGACTGCATCGCCTCAGGCACGATCTGGGTTGATATGCAAAAGTGCGCAGTCGACCTGCTGATCAGCGCTCCACAGAAAGGCTGGAGCGCCTCCCCTTGCTGCGCCCTGGTGATGCTCAGTGCTTTGGCCCTGGAGCGCATCGAGCAGACGCAAAGCAGCAGTTTCGCCTGCGACCTGAAAAAGTGGCTGCAGATCATGCAGGCCTACGAACAGGGCGGGCATGCCTACCATGCGACCATGCCCAGCGACTCTCTCGCGCGATTTAACAAAGTAATCAACGAGATGCGAGCCTACGGTTTCGACAAGGTCCGCGGCGAACAACAGGCTCTGGGCGATCGGGTGCGCGCCATGTTGACTGGCAAAGGCATCAAGAGCGTGGCCGCAGCCGGCTTTCAGGCCCCGGGCGTAGTGGTGAGCTACACCGATGATGCCGATATCAAGAGCGGTAAGAAGTTTGTCGAGCACGGCCTGCAGATAGCCGCCGGAGTGCCGTTGCAATGTGACGAGCCGGCCGACTTCCAGACCTTCCGCATCGGTCTGTTCGGGCTCGAAAAACTGCACGATATCGAGCGCACGGTCAGCACCCTTGAGCAGGCACTGGACGAAGTGATGGTGAACTGA
- a CDS encoding type II toxin-antitoxin system YhaV family toxin, translated as MLRHGWTLLFHEGVTLQLRKLQEAAARAEQNDPQGFESNANVKLLRALSHLIMEAVPADPGRDEFRQGNTLGTAYRHWRRAKIGRRFRLFFRYDSRSKVIVYAWVNDENTLRSAGSKSDPYAVFEKMLGRGNPPDDWDALTAATRSDWDEPKA; from the coding sequence ATGCTGCGACATGGCTGGACACTGTTGTTCCATGAAGGTGTGACGTTACAGCTACGCAAATTGCAAGAAGCCGCCGCCCGGGCCGAGCAGAACGACCCGCAAGGTTTTGAGAGCAACGCCAACGTCAAGCTGCTTCGGGCATTGAGCCATCTAATCATGGAGGCTGTGCCTGCCGACCCGGGCCGTGATGAGTTCCGCCAAGGCAACACGCTGGGCACCGCCTACAGACATTGGCGCCGCGCAAAAATCGGCAGGCGCTTTCGGCTGTTCTTTCGCTACGACTCAAGGTCCAAGGTCATCGTCTATGCATGGGTCAACGACGAAAACACCTTACGGTCCGCAGGCAGCAAATCCGATCCCTACGCCGTATTCGAGAAGATGTTGGGCCGCGGCAACCCTCCTGATGACTGGGATGCGCTGACTGCCGCAACGCGTAGCGACTGGGACGAGCCCAAAGCATGA
- a CDS encoding type II toxin-antitoxin system PrlF family antitoxin: protein MPAIHEIATLTSKGQVTLPKSVRQLLGIDTGGKIAFDVRGGEIVVSRVETTHEDPAIGAFLGLLEADIRGGRNLTTLPEGLAQTMLANANLYVNLDEDIDGEVAI from the coding sequence ATGCCTGCCATCCACGAAATCGCCACGTTGACCTCAAAGGGGCAGGTCACACTGCCCAAATCCGTTCGCCAGCTACTGGGCATTGACACAGGTGGCAAAATTGCATTCGACGTACGAGGCGGTGAAATCGTGGTCAGCCGCGTAGAAACCACCCACGAAGACCCTGCCATCGGTGCGTTCCTGGGTTTGCTGGAGGCAGATATCCGAGGAGGCCGCAACCTCACCACCCTGCCGGAAGGCCTGGCGCAAACCATGCTCGCCAACGCAAACCTCTACGTAAACCTCGACGAAGATATCGATGGTGAGGTCGCGATCTAA
- a CDS encoding UvrD-helicase domain-containing protein — translation MTKPDENPALIAAQEAQRKINEALDTGHSFRLEAGAGAGKTYSLVTALKRLIAERGPALVRAGQKVACITYTEVARNEIAQEIEDHPAILVNTIHGFSWAFLRQFQKALRDLVGEMEDRKEKVEQGGGIGSKPVDYDLGFFGVDMDRVTLSHDDIPEMMAKLLQKEKFRRILTQQFPVIFIDEYQDTHRQFMEAITEHFLKPATGPLVGLFGDHWQTIYRSEYELAEYPIKEIAKGSNFRSVPAVVDVLNKLRPELHQAVHDPEAKGEARFFHTNAYKGQRTNDRHAKEDLPPDLARCTREDLMQQLQAEGWDLSRTKVLMLTHNVLAAEQGYPNLAEVFSGRNDLFAKKEDPAIKFFAEVVEPICAAYGASRYGDMFRAFGSGPAITKHEDKASWRRDMDALQKLRAEGTIGQVIDHLKVTRRPSPPDRVLRRDEELIALNGDPIPEDASALMRYSKLRDIPYGEVVEVVKFIEKQTSFATQHSVKGAEFENVLVVLGGGWNHYNWPQLLELIETNALNAKNTKGFYRARNLFYVSISRPMTRLAVLATQAMPDTALAAVNRLFGGDNVVELAIPT, via the coding sequence ATGACTAAACCTGACGAGAATCCCGCACTCATCGCTGCACAAGAGGCTCAAAGAAAGATCAATGAGGCCCTTGATACGGGTCACAGCTTTCGCCTTGAAGCTGGTGCCGGCGCAGGCAAGACGTATTCCCTGGTCACCGCGCTGAAGCGATTGATTGCGGAGCGAGGCCCAGCCTTGGTTCGAGCGGGGCAAAAGGTAGCCTGCATCACCTACACCGAAGTTGCCCGTAATGAGATTGCCCAAGAGATTGAGGATCATCCCGCCATTCTGGTCAATACCATCCACGGCTTCTCGTGGGCATTCCTACGCCAGTTTCAGAAGGCGCTACGTGACCTCGTGGGGGAAATGGAGGATCGGAAAGAGAAAGTCGAACAAGGCGGAGGTATCGGCTCAAAGCCCGTGGATTACGACCTGGGATTCTTCGGCGTCGACATGGACAGAGTCACGCTGAGTCACGACGACATCCCAGAGATGATGGCCAAGCTTCTGCAGAAGGAAAAATTTCGACGCATCTTGACCCAGCAGTTTCCAGTGATTTTTATCGACGAGTATCAAGATACCCATCGCCAATTCATGGAGGCGATTACCGAGCACTTCTTAAAGCCCGCAACCGGGCCCCTCGTTGGTCTATTTGGAGACCACTGGCAAACCATTTATCGAAGTGAATACGAGCTCGCGGAATATCCGATCAAAGAAATTGCCAAAGGCTCCAACTTCCGGTCGGTTCCCGCAGTCGTAGATGTGCTGAACAAGCTGCGACCTGAACTACACCAAGCCGTTCATGACCCCGAGGCAAAGGGCGAGGCGCGCTTCTTTCACACCAACGCTTACAAGGGTCAACGGACAAATGACCGGCACGCCAAGGAGGATCTGCCACCTGATCTGGCCCGATGCACTCGGGAAGATTTGATGCAACAGCTGCAAGCCGAGGGCTGGGACCTGAGCAGGACGAAGGTACTGATGCTTACCCACAACGTCCTAGCCGCTGAACAGGGCTATCCCAACCTCGCTGAGGTATTCAGCGGCCGTAACGATCTATTCGCAAAAAAGGAAGACCCGGCGATCAAGTTCTTTGCAGAAGTCGTTGAACCCATATGTGCAGCCTACGGCGCATCTCGCTACGGCGATATGTTCAGGGCATTCGGCTCCGGTCCTGCGATAACCAAACATGAAGACAAAGCCAGTTGGCGTCGCGACATGGATGCCCTCCAGAAGCTGCGTGCAGAAGGCACGATCGGACAGGTCATTGACCACCTGAAGGTGACAAGACGTCCATCGCCACCAGACCGCGTATTGCGGCGCGACGAAGAACTCATAGCACTAAACGGCGACCCCATACCTGAGGATGCATCCGCACTTATGCGGTACAGCAAGCTGCGGGACATTCCTTACGGAGAGGTCGTTGAGGTGGTCAAGTTCATCGAAAAGCAGACATCCTTTGCCACGCAACATAGCGTCAAGGGCGCCGAGTTTGAGAACGTTCTTGTAGTGCTGGGAGGCGGTTGGAACCACTATAACTGGCCACAACTACTCGAGCTAATTGAGACAAATGCGCTGAATGCAAAGAACACAAAGGGCTTCTATCGTGCTCGTAATCTCTTTTATGTATCCATCTCCCGACCTATGACGCGACTCGCCGTGCTGGCCACACAGGCCATGCCGGATACAGCTCTCGCAGCGGTGAATCGTCTTTTTGGAGGCGACAACGTAGTGGAACTTGCTATCCCGACCTGA
- a CDS encoding ATP-dependent nuclease, with the protein MRIEKVRVEGFRLLQDVEIMLEGNSTVIVGRNNSGKTSFTDIFDRFTGETGARFRLEDFSPPQRERFFNAKTLREKSAKPEDVLAALPTLSLTLTFRYDSTAPNLGPLAPFVIDLDVDSTTAIVRVEYKATLATLHTLLDVPAEPEGVELRTHFFRSLRDTLPKAYNIHVFAIDPTDDTNRRDFEGTTALAALLQCNFVRAQRTLDHAKHGDADVIGKLLSALFKTASAPTAAAGDQELAAKLKASVEGIERSIQGNFDEMLKKLLPAMEVLGFPSLNDTELRPETSLNVEALLSDHTKVVYTGTDGVHLPEGYNGLGTRNLIYMLLQLESYHKAYRAKATRPATHLIFVEEPEAHLHPQMQEVFIGQLNAAIRKLSASYPEEAAWNVQFVITTHSPHVANAASFEAVRYFLNESPGQTNARQTKVKDFKKGMSSISPDDQNFLHQYMTLTKCDLYFADKAIMVEGTTERLLMPRLCELVDRSLDDKHKLARQYVTCVEVGGAYAHIFYPLLDFLELKTLVVTDLDSTKPVEKQNKKGKTITTWDKCPVAEGERTSNAAIKEWFRPEDTEGKDDWQITPAELVAKTAEEKQSGYRRIAYQIAEKPGTNVCARSYEDALVLANPDRFEWLKEQDEANEAWEIAQGLAKADTALRFAIREKEWVVPRYIQEGLAWLSEPPPPPAQNVEAPAKEEAV; encoded by the coding sequence ATGCGAATCGAGAAGGTTAGGGTCGAGGGATTTCGACTCCTCCAGGATGTTGAGATCATGCTGGAAGGAAATTCCACAGTAATCGTAGGGCGCAACAATAGCGGGAAGACATCGTTTACCGACATTTTTGATCGCTTCACCGGGGAGACCGGAGCGCGATTTCGTCTGGAAGACTTTTCGCCCCCCCAACGCGAGCGGTTCTTCAATGCAAAGACGCTGAGAGAAAAGTCGGCAAAGCCAGAGGACGTACTCGCAGCACTCCCGACGCTCTCTCTTACTCTAACCTTCCGCTACGACAGCACCGCCCCGAATTTAGGGCCTCTTGCGCCTTTCGTTATTGACCTGGACGTAGACTCCACCACAGCCATTGTGCGCGTCGAGTACAAAGCGACGCTGGCAACTCTCCACACTCTGCTTGATGTACCTGCCGAGCCAGAAGGTGTCGAGCTAAGAACACACTTCTTCCGCTCATTACGCGACACGTTGCCCAAGGCATACAACATCCATGTGTTCGCCATCGACCCCACGGACGATACCAATCGGCGTGACTTTGAGGGTACGACCGCACTAGCGGCTTTACTGCAGTGCAATTTCGTTCGCGCACAAAGAACTCTCGACCATGCAAAGCATGGCGACGCCGATGTCATTGGCAAATTGCTCAGCGCGCTATTCAAGACTGCTTCCGCACCAACGGCCGCAGCAGGAGATCAGGAGCTGGCGGCAAAGCTGAAGGCGTCAGTCGAAGGCATCGAACGCAGCATTCAAGGTAACTTCGATGAAATGCTGAAGAAGCTGCTGCCGGCCATGGAAGTACTGGGCTTTCCAAGCCTCAACGATACCGAGCTTCGGCCCGAGACCTCATTGAATGTTGAGGCCCTGCTGTCGGACCACACAAAGGTGGTCTACACCGGCACAGACGGGGTACATCTTCCGGAAGGCTACAACGGCCTCGGCACTCGCAATCTGATCTACATGTTGTTGCAGCTCGAAAGCTACCACAAGGCCTACCGAGCCAAGGCAACCCGCCCAGCCACACATCTAATCTTCGTTGAAGAACCTGAGGCTCATTTGCATCCGCAGATGCAAGAAGTTTTCATCGGCCAACTGAATGCCGCCATTAGAAAGCTGTCGGCGAGCTACCCCGAAGAGGCTGCGTGGAACGTTCAGTTCGTCATCACGACGCATTCTCCGCATGTTGCAAATGCCGCATCGTTTGAAGCAGTACGGTATTTCCTAAATGAGTCGCCGGGCCAGACAAATGCTCGTCAGACCAAGGTTAAAGATTTCAAGAAGGGCATGAGCAGTATCTCTCCCGACGACCAGAACTTCCTGCACCAGTACATGACGTTGACCAAGTGCGATCTGTACTTTGCGGACAAGGCCATTATGGTCGAAGGGACGACGGAGCGGCTGCTGATGCCTCGGCTGTGCGAATTGGTTGATAGGTCGCTCGACGACAAGCACAAGCTGGCCAGACAGTACGTAACCTGCGTCGAGGTCGGCGGAGCTTATGCGCACATCTTCTATCCACTCCTCGACTTTCTCGAACTCAAGACCTTGGTCGTCACCGATCTGGATTCAACCAAACCGGTGGAAAAGCAGAACAAGAAAGGAAAGACGATTACGACTTGGGACAAGTGCCCTGTGGCTGAAGGCGAGCGGACGTCGAACGCGGCTATCAAGGAATGGTTTCGCCCCGAAGATACCGAGGGAAAGGATGACTGGCAAATCACTCCTGCCGAGCTTGTTGCCAAGACTGCCGAGGAGAAGCAAAGCGGCTACCGTCGCATTGCCTATCAGATTGCAGAGAAACCTGGTACGAACGTATGCGCCCGCAGCTATGAAGACGCGCTCGTTCTAGCAAACCCGGATCGATTTGAGTGGTTAAAGGAACAGGACGAGGCCAATGAAGCGTGGGAGATCGCCCAGGGGCTCGCGAAAGCGGATACGGCCTTGCGGTTCGCCATTCGCGAGAAAGAATGGGTGGTACCCCGCTATATCCAGGAAGGCCTGGCATGGCTTTCCGAACCCCCTCCTCCACCCGCACAGAACGTGGAAGCGCCAGCCAAGGAGGAGGCAGTATGA
- a CDS encoding TIGR02679 family protein: MKTSPDLRLQRLLGGPALAALRQRLRRRFELADAEQSLSSVHLSNLAAEEYSALCQLTGRPSRIACSMTLDIAELDARLREAGLANSLQDALAQLDGPIVAKASLRKTLAAQWSALTTSASAEGSPLLCAWLQNAATCMPLLKRLGRDPVRANQLLAATDTVLRRLPEEGLPRSQLAAETLGDAHALDPGRPVATLVLSAWRLHERTGGSQEDEATTETGGGAEERVREVWSRAGVLVNELARPALFLNLPALPDTAHTWLPGEPAYLSLRQLVRKPYSWAVDGRNVYVCENPNIVAIVADRLGADSAPLVCTDGMPAAAQRILLDQLAAAGARLHYHGDYDWPGIVIGNHVMRTWQAVPWRFGCRDYLEAVMVVQTRPRDLALNGVEALWDKELHTAMDTQGLAIPEEAVASTLLDDLSHGEK, encoded by the coding sequence ATGAAGACCAGCCCCGACCTACGTCTACAGCGCCTGCTCGGCGGGCCAGCACTGGCCGCCCTGCGCCAGCGCCTGCGCCGCCGTTTTGAGCTCGCCGATGCCGAGCAGTCGCTATCCTCGGTTCACTTGAGCAACCTTGCCGCGGAAGAGTACTCGGCTCTTTGCCAACTGACCGGTCGCCCCTCACGAATAGCTTGCTCGATGACGCTGGACATTGCCGAGCTCGATGCACGACTGCGTGAGGCCGGGCTAGCCAACTCGCTACAGGATGCGCTGGCGCAACTGGATGGCCCCATTGTTGCGAAAGCCAGCCTGCGTAAAACGCTAGCGGCACAATGGTCGGCCCTCACGACCTCGGCGTCGGCCGAAGGCAGCCCTCTCCTCTGCGCCTGGCTGCAAAACGCGGCAACCTGCATGCCCCTGCTCAAGCGTCTTGGGCGCGATCCCGTGCGCGCCAATCAGCTACTGGCAGCGACTGATACTGTGCTCCGCCGTCTGCCCGAGGAAGGACTGCCTCGCTCGCAACTTGCCGCCGAAACGCTGGGCGATGCCCATGCGCTGGATCCCGGCCGTCCTGTTGCGACCCTGGTACTGTCGGCCTGGCGCCTGCACGAGCGCACGGGCGGCTCTCAAGAAGATGAGGCAACAACCGAGACTGGCGGTGGAGCCGAAGAGCGTGTGCGGGAGGTCTGGTCGAGGGCGGGAGTTCTCGTCAACGAGCTGGCCCGCCCTGCTCTCTTTCTTAACTTGCCTGCGCTGCCAGACACAGCCCACACCTGGCTGCCTGGCGAGCCCGCCTACCTCTCACTGCGGCAATTGGTTCGCAAGCCGTATTCCTGGGCAGTAGACGGACGGAATGTGTACGTATGTGAAAACCCGAACATAGTAGCCATCGTCGCCGACCGTCTGGGTGCCGATAGTGCTCCATTAGTCTGCACCGATGGCATGCCCGCCGCTGCGCAGCGAATTCTACTCGACCAGTTGGCCGCCGCCGGCGCGCGCCTGCACTACCATGGCGACTACGACTGGCCAGGGATCGTCATCGGCAATCACGTCATGCGTACTTGGCAGGCAGTCCCTTGGCGATTCGGCTGCAGAGACTACCTCGAAGCGGTGATGGTAGTGCAGACGCGACCGCGCGATTTGGCCCTCAACGGGGTCGAGGCTCTATGGGACAAAGAGCTGCACACCGCCATGGACACCCAAGGGCTCGCAATTCCAGAGGAAGCGGTTGCCAGCACTCTCTTAGACGATCTGAGCCATGGGGAAAAGTAA